The following proteins are co-located in the Rhodococcus opacus B4 genome:
- a CDS encoding succinate dehydrogenase iron-sulfur subunit, translating into MSVPMNSEGPGSVALPPVPEGAVMVTLKIRRFSPEDPGKAGWASFEVPCLPTDRLLNLLTYVKGYLDGTLTFRRSCAHGVCGSDAMVINGVNRLACKVLMRDILHKDGKNTTVTIAPLKGLPVEKDLVVDMEPFFSAYRQIKPFLMTSGQEPTRERIQSQADRARYDDTTKCILCACCTESCPVYWADGSYFGPAAIVNAHRFIFDSRDEGAGERMDILNGIDGVWRCRTTFNCTDACPRGIKVTQAITEVKRTLLFNRKAVVR; encoded by the coding sequence ATGTCTGTCCCCATGAACAGCGAGGGCCCGGGTTCCGTAGCGCTACCGCCGGTCCCCGAAGGCGCCGTGATGGTCACGTTGAAGATTCGCCGTTTCAGCCCCGAGGACCCGGGCAAGGCCGGATGGGCGAGCTTCGAGGTTCCGTGCCTGCCCACCGATCGGTTGCTCAACCTGCTCACCTACGTCAAGGGGTATCTCGACGGGACCCTGACCTTCCGCCGCTCGTGCGCGCACGGCGTGTGCGGATCGGATGCAATGGTCATCAACGGAGTCAACCGGCTCGCGTGCAAGGTGCTCATGCGCGACATACTGCACAAAGACGGTAAGAACACCACCGTCACGATCGCACCCCTCAAGGGACTCCCGGTCGAGAAGGATCTCGTCGTCGACATGGAGCCGTTCTTCTCGGCGTACCGCCAGATCAAACCGTTCCTGATGACATCCGGTCAGGAGCCCACCCGCGAGCGGATCCAGTCCCAGGCCGATCGTGCCCGGTACGACGACACCACCAAGTGCATCCTGTGCGCGTGCTGCACCGAGTCGTGCCCGGTGTATTGGGCGGACGGTAGCTATTTCGGGCCGGCCGCCATCGTCAACGCCCATCGCTTCATTTTCGACAGCCGCGACGAAGGCGCCGGGGAGCGGATGGACATTCTCAACGGCATCGACGGCGTCTGGCGATGCCGCACCACGTTCAATTGCACCGACGCTTGTCCGCGCGGAATCAAGGTGACGCAAGCGATCACCGAAGTCAAACGCACGTTGCTGTTCAACCGCAAGGCAGTAGTGCGGTAG
- a CDS encoding DUF488 domain-containing protein — MGPIELVRAYDARGTKKTSPTFLVDRLWPRGIAKADLDCDAWIKEVAPSTELRTWFGHQADRFPEFRTRYLQELDTNRTAAQPIVEAARNGTVVLLYSAKDLEHNQAVVLREWISNQF, encoded by the coding sequence ATGGGCCCGATCGAGTTGGTGCGAGCCTATGACGCTCGCGGCACCAAGAAGACATCGCCAACCTTCTTGGTAGATCGACTCTGGCCACGGGGCATCGCGAAAGCGGACCTCGACTGCGACGCCTGGATCAAGGAGGTGGCGCCCAGTACGGAACTGCGGACCTGGTTCGGCCACCAGGCGGATCGGTTTCCGGAGTTCCGCACACGCTATCTTCAAGAACTTGATACCAATCGCACTGCCGCCCAGCCGATCGTCGAGGCGGCGCGGAACGGGACTGTGGTGCTGCTGTATTCGGCGAAGGACCTCGAGCACAACCAAGCCGTGGTCTTGCGCGAGTGGATCTCGAATCAGTTCTGA